In the Terriglobia bacterium genome, one interval contains:
- a CDS encoding PqqD family peptide modification chaperone, protein MQAVFSKAPIPYRRVESLSLLHREGEAVALNETGTRIWDLIDGNRTAEDLAAEFSRDYPSDLKGSIASKVEQFLTTLFRLGVLKISGAESSLEGVAVEPSGAQGEAEMPADVKRGIDPMKSVCMTPKHEIREALSTSEKIEQLYWEKRYIQKMHLELTYRCNFRCVHCYNATHTGAETEMTTKEWCSALEQLEQLGCHTVTFTGGEVFVRKDAPEIMQAACDRAFSILINTNGSLINEPLLQKLESMRPFLRMLEVSFYGATPTVHDTLARRPGSYQSTLRALKLLIEARIPVMAKYVTMRDNYDGIPRFKHDMQELRVRHEVSTGLLIPKTNRDESPLVQILTDDQFKQMLVETNGAGMAEGSEVGNCRPGYVRGAITPDGNVSPCEWLTDFKLGNIREKSLTEIWYSQPFLNFRKIFDEEPECHTCELRSGCQRCPAQSYLETGNLLHCAPVPSHYAELYQEYRKSQTERQSHHV, encoded by the coding sequence ATGCAAGCTGTTTTCAGTAAAGCCCCAATTCCCTACCGCCGTGTTGAGTCTCTTTCTTTGCTGCACCGTGAAGGCGAAGCTGTTGCATTGAACGAAACCGGCACAAGAATATGGGACCTGATTGACGGGAACCGAACCGCTGAGGATCTCGCTGCGGAGTTCTCGAGGGATTACCCGTCAGATCTCAAAGGCAGCATTGCCTCTAAGGTTGAGCAATTTTTGACAACCCTCTTTCGATTAGGAGTCCTCAAGATATCCGGGGCCGAATCTTCCTTGGAAGGCGTTGCGGTTGAGCCATCCGGTGCGCAGGGCGAGGCGGAGATGCCGGCAGACGTTAAGCGCGGCATCGATCCGATGAAATCGGTCTGCATGACGCCAAAACACGAAATTCGTGAGGCGCTGAGTACCAGCGAAAAGATTGAGCAGCTGTATTGGGAAAAGCGATACATCCAGAAAATGCATCTGGAGCTCACCTACCGATGTAATTTCCGGTGTGTCCACTGCTATAACGCAACGCACACCGGCGCCGAAACGGAAATGACCACCAAAGAGTGGTGTTCCGCCCTGGAGCAACTGGAACAGTTAGGATGCCACACCGTAACCTTCACTGGTGGCGAAGTGTTCGTGCGCAAAGATGCTCCGGAAATCATGCAAGCCGCCTGCGACCGCGCATTCTCCATCCTGATCAACACAAACGGCTCTCTCATCAATGAGCCTCTACTCCAGAAGCTGGAGTCAATGCGCCCCTTTTTGCGCATGCTAGAGGTGAGCTTTTACGGAGCGACTCCTACCGTTCACGACACCTTAGCGCGCCGACCCGGCTCCTATCAATCAACGCTCCGAGCATTGAAACTATTGATTGAGGCCAGAATTCCGGTTATGGCCAAGTACGTCACCATGCGTGACAACTACGATGGCATTCCGCGATTCAAGCATGATATGCAGGAGTTACGAGTTCGGCATGAAGTCTCAACCGGCCTATTGATTCCCAAGACCAACCGGGACGAGTCGCCCCTTGTGCAGATACTGACGGACGACCAATTCAAGCAGATGTTGGTGGAAACAAACGGCGCCGGTATGGCTGAGGGATCGGAAGTAGGAAATTGCCGTCCAGGTTACGTTCGCGGCGCCATTACTCCCGATGGAAACGTGAGCCCGTGCGAGTGGCTTACCGATTTCAAGCTGGGTAATATTCGCGAAAAGTCACTGACTGAAATCTGGTATTCACAGCCGTTCCTGAATTTTCGCAAGATCTTTGACGAGGAGCCGGAATGCCACACCTGCGAATTAAGGTCAGGTTGTCAGCGTTGTCCGGCACAGTCCTACCTGGAAACAGGTAATCTTCTGCATTGCGCGCCTGTGCCAAGCCACTACGCAGAGCTTTACCAGGAATATCGCAAATCTCAAACCGAGAGGCAGTCTCATCATGTCTGA